CCGTATCCGACCAACCGACCTATAGAGGGGAAACGGTGAACTGAATAAAGATAAGGTCCGAGCCGATGTTCTAGGCTTCATGAGATCGTTGGGGGGGGGAAGGACGGGTTATCTTCATATGTTCACtcagtactccgtaattgCGGAAAAGATCTGGGGGCACAAGAACGCTAGACCTGATTTGGTAGAACGACGATCACTGCATTTCTTCTACAGCATTGGAGCtggtctttttctctccctgTTTCTTTCAGCCAAAAGACGAGAATATCTTGCGGTTACTTCTGTCTTCATACAGAGGGGCTTACAAATAAGCAAGGAAAGctcgtctttctttctctattcGTTGTCGCAGCTAACCTGGCATGGATTGTTTTCATTGAACTCCCGCTCCTCTTATTACTCTCAAGCCCGGACTCCTTTAAACCACAATGGTGTTTTTGAACTCCGAAAGCAGGTCAGCTAATAGCCATGCGCCTCGCGATTCTCTAGAGCTCGCCTCTCtcgcctcctcctcgcccGAATTGGACGCAAGgtcttccagctcctccccCTCCGGTATTTCGTCCTCCCGAAAGCTCTCCctcgaagatgaggatcCTCTCTCGAATTCCCATGTACACTCAAACCTCAACTCTGGAGGGCCTAGATCTGCCCGTTCTTACTCGGTATCTTCTGCGTTCGATTTCGGGAGAACATTATTTCCCCTGTCGCAGACGGCGGGGGGTTATGCTCCGCTAGGCGCGCCTTCTGCACTTGACCGTGAAAGCGGGGCCGCCGATGGTTCATTGGAAAGGAATAAGACGTTAACATACATGAATGGCCTATCCCTTGTGGTCGGATTGATCATTGGCTCAGGGATTTTTTCATCGCCGAGTCAGGTCAATGCGAACGCGGGGTCCCCTGGTGCGTCCCTCATTGCATGGGTAGTTGCAGGTCTGTTGGCGTGGACGGGGGCGGCCAGCTATGCAGAACTAGGGGGGGCGATTCCTTTGAACGGTGGCTCTCAGGTATACTTAGCAAAGATTTTCGGAGAGTTGGcaggcttcctcttcacctGGTGTGCTGTTCTTGTGCTGAAGCCAGGCAGCGCTGCCATAATTGCCATCATATTCGGGGAATACGCTGTTCGGGCTGTGGTCGGTGCTGAGGTCGAGCAGGTCAATCCATGGATTAACAAAGCCGTCGCATTTGGGGGAGTCTTGATGGTGACCTTGCTGAATTGTATTTCCACAAGATTAGCCGCACGCATCGGTGACGTATTCATGTTCTTTAAATTCATCGCCTTGCTTGGAGTCACCATCATTGGCGTTGTCGTGGCGATCACGGGCCTCTCATCAAATGGGAGTGCAAATGAAGAATGGAAGTCAGGTTGGTTTAAAGATACCAGTGTTGACATATCAGCCTGGGCGGTCGCTTTGTACGCCGGCCTTTGGGCTTTCGATGGCTGGGACAACGTATGTGATATTTTACTTCTATAGCCAATTCTCTATACCTAAGTCACCGTCACTGATAAGATACAGACTAATTACGTGACTGGTGAATTTAAAAACCCCAATCGTGACCTCCCGCGTGTGCTTCATACTGCTATGCCTCTGGTCATTCTCTGCTATATACTCGCGAATATCTCCTACTTCCTAGTCCTACCGCATTCGACCATTGAGGCAAGTAACACCATC
This DNA window, taken from Aspergillus flavus chromosome 5, complete sequence, encodes the following:
- a CDS encoding amino acid permease-domain-containing protein, with product MVFLNSESRSANSHAPRDSLELASLASSSPELDARSSSSSPSGISSSRKLSLEDEDPLSNSHVHSNLNSGGPRSARSYSVSSAFDFGRTLFPLSQTAGGYAPLGAPSALDRESGAADGSLERNKTLTYMNGLSLVVGLIIGSGIFSSPSQVNANAGSPGASLIAWVVAGLLAWTGAASYAELGGAIPLNGGSQVYLAKIFGELAGFLFTWCAVLVLKPGSAAIIAIIFGEYAVRAVVGAEVEQVNPWINKAVAFGGVLMVTLLNCISTRLAARIGDVFMFFKFIALLGVTIIGVVVAITGLSSNGSANEEWKSGWFKDTSVDISAWAVALYAGLWAFDGWDNTNYVTGEFKNPNRDLPRVLHTAMPLVILCYILANISYFLVLPHSTIEASNTIAVQFGDKVFGKAGALVFALIVSASCFGALNATIFTSGRLVYAAGKEGYLPSIFGHLWTRGSSASNRLQRRSWARQSISRLFGEHFRIGYTPINAMALNSALTLVYVIVGEFKTLVTFYGVAGYTFYFLTVLGLIVLRIREPYLERPYQTWISTPIIFCCVSIFLLSRAVIAEPLQTLIVVAFIVAGVPVYYWRIYQRDGQITLPGWKFWQAR